The DNA sequence TGAGATGCGACCCCTTATCGGACCCAAAATACTGGTTACAGGCGCATCCGGTTTTATCGGGTGCGAGGTGTCACGGCGCCTGACGCTGAAAGATTGTCGGCCGCGGTTCATGGTGCGCGACCTGCTTCAGGATCGCTGCGTGATCAGGCACCCGGAGATCGAAATGGTGATCGGCGACCTCCAGGACACCCGGAGCCTCGATCAGGCGGTAAAAGGGGTGGATGCCGTCATTCACCTCGGAGCGAAAGCCACCTTCGAATCTTACGAATCCCTGAAACCCACGATATTTGACGGATCCGTGGCCCTCATGCAAGCGGCCGCCAAGCATGGCGTAAAAACCTTCGTCTACAGCTCGTCGCTTCTTGTCTACGGGGACAACCGCGCGCAGGTGGATGAAGAAACCGTTCCCAGACCGGTGCTGGATTACGGCCGCGTCAAGCGCGACACGGAAAGGGAGCTGGCCGTGATTGCGGCTTCCGCAGGCATCACCTTTTCGGCCATCCGGCTGCCGCATGTCTACGGCGCGATGGACCTTTATTTTCAGCAAATTCGAAGGGGGCTTCTCATTTTGCCGGGGCTGGGCAAGAACATCTTTTCCCACCTGCACGTCACCGATGCCGCGGAATTGCTGATCGCGTGCGCCCAGCAGGGCTATCGCGGCATCTTGCCCGTGGCGGACGACCTGCCGGCAACCTGGTCCGCATTCCTGGCCCTGGTGCGACGTCACCATGCCGGCGCCCGGGTGCTGGTGCTTCCCCAGTGGCTGGCCCTTGCGGCCGCTTACGCAGTGACACCGGTGCGCCGTTTCCGCCCTCACCCCGGCCTCGAGACACCGGGCGCCATCCGCAGCTACAACTGCAATATTGCCGTCAAACCAGGGCTGGTGTTCAAGGATCTGGGGATTTCCTTGTCCTTTCCGACGATCCATGACGGGGTGCCGGCAGTTGCGAAAGACTCCCTGCTGCTGAAGAATCTGTTGACCCCTTGAGGTGGGTTTTGCCAAGGGGAGATCGAGGAGAGGTGGCCAACCCCTATTTGGGGTTCAACATCGGCTCAACCAACCCAGTGGCAACCTCTTTGATTTTTAAGCGATGAAAGCATTTGGCCCGATCAGCCGCCGCCGTCAACCTCCCATCCCGACAGTGAAAGGCCCCCCATGGCGCAACCCTACGACATAGCCCTCAAACTGCTCGCCGCACTGGCGATCGGTCTTTTGATCGGCATCGAGCGGGGCTGGAGCGAACGGGAGGAGAGCGCATTGCCGGCATCCGCACCTTCAGCCTGATCGAACTGTTGGGGGGGCGTCCTGGCGCTGCTCAAGCGCGAGGCGAACCATTGGCTGATGCCCGTCGCCTTTCTTGCGGTTTCAGGGTTGATTGTCAGCGCCCACGTGATGGATGTGCGTCAAAACTAAGGATGCGAGGACCACGACGGCCTTTGCCATGCTGCTGACCTTCGCCCTGGCAGCGTGGGCGGAAATGAAGGCGCCTACGCGCTTTCGGTGATCTCGGGGTTCGTGGATGTGGATGCGATCACCCTGTCGCTTTCCGGGTCGGCCACATATGACCTGGGCGCCGAAGTCGCCGCCATGGGCATCGTTCTCGCCGCTGCAAGCAATACCCTGGTCAAGGGGCTCATTTTCGCTTTCATCACCGGGTTCAGGGACACCATCCGACTGCCCGTGTTTCTTTTGGCCGCGATCCTGCCGGGTTTGCTGATGGCCTTCTATTTGCTGTAGCTGATTTTGGGCGGGCTATACCGGCGGCTGGGAAAACGCGCCTTTTCATGACGACTGATCGCCGGCCTTTGCGTGCGGCGCCAGGGGGATGCCCCAGCGCTTCATGAACTTCCAGACGGCGGTGCGGCTGTAGCCGCTGCGGCGCCCCACCTCGGCCTTGTTCCAGTCGCAAGCCGCCAACAGACCGAGCAGCCGCTCCCGGTCGAGGGGGGTCCGGCCCGCCCGGGGCAGCGGCCCAACCGCCGCAGCCGGGTCTGGCGCACGATGTCCGGCCCGGATCTCGACGGGCAGGTCGGCCAGGGCGATCTCCGGGCCGCGGCAGAGCACAAACCCGTGCTCGATGGCGTTTTCGAGCTCCCGCACGTTGCCACGCCAGGGCCAGGCCAACAGGGCCCGCAGGGCCTCGGGGGCCAGCGCGGCGACGGACTTGCCGGTGCGACGGTTGAACTTGGCGCGGAAATGGTCGACCAAGAGCGGAATGTCCTCCCGGCGCTCCCGCAGCGGCGGGATGTGGATCGGGAAGACCTTGATGCGGTAGTAGAGGTCCTGCCGAAAGCTTCCGTCCGCTACCTGACGGACCAGATCCCGGTGGGTTGCCGCGATCACCCGGATATCGACCTTCCTGCGTTTGGAATCGCCCACCCGTTGGATTTCCCGCTCCTGCAGCACCCTGAGCAGCTTGACCTGGATAAAGGGGCTGATGTCGCCGATCTCGTCGAGAAAGAGGGTGCCCCCCTCGGCCTCCTCGAAGCGGCCGACGCGGCTGCGGCTGGCACCGGTGAAAGCCCCGGCCACATGGCCGAAAAGCTCGCTTTCCAGCAGGGACTCGGACAGCGCGCTGCAGTTGACCGCCACGAAAGGCCGCCCGGTCCGCCGGCTGTGGTGGTGGATGGCGCCCGCCACGAGCTCCTTGCCGGTTCCGCTCTCCCCGGAGATCAACACCGTGGCGTCGCTGGCGGCGGCCAGCTGCACGGCGTCGAAGACGTCCTGCATGCCCGCGCTCTTGCCCACGAGGTTGGCCAGGCGGTGCCGCTCGCCCAGACGCCGGCGCGCCGCTTCCACCTGCCGCTCCACCGCCTTGAGGCGGGTCAGGTCGGTCACCGTCTCCACCACGCCCAGCAGCCGTCCCTCGGGGTCCCGCACCACCCGGGCGTTTTTCAGGACGGGCACGTCGTGGCCGTCCCGATGCCGCAGCGCGCACTCCTTGGCATCCACCTTGCCGTAGGCGAAGATGCCGCAGTCGGCCATGCCGTTGGGGCACTCATTGCGCAGGCAGCGGTTGAAGTTCAACACCTGGCAGCTTCTGC is a window from the Desulfobacteraceae bacterium genome containing:
- a CDS encoding NAD(P)-dependent oxidoreductase produces the protein MRPLIGPKILVTGASGFIGCEVSRRLTLKDCRPRFMVRDLLQDRCVIRHPEIEMVIGDLQDTRSLDQAVKGVDAVIHLGAKATFESYESLKPTIFDGSVALMQAAAKHGVKTFVYSSSLLVYGDNRAQVDEETVPRPVLDYGRVKRDTERELAVIAASAGITFSAIRLPHVYGAMDLYFQQIRRGLLILPGLGKNIFSHLHVTDAAELLIACAQQGYRGILPVADDLPATWSAFLALVRRHHAGARVLVLPQWLALAAAYAVTPVRRFRPHPGLETPGAIRSYNCNIAVKPGLVFKDLGISLSFPTIHDGVPAVAKDSLLLKNLLTP
- a CDS encoding DUF4010 domain-containing protein, giving the protein MGGNEGAYALSVISGFVDVDAITLSLSGSATYDLGAEVAAMGIVLAAASNTLVKGLIFAFITGFRDTIRLPVFLLAAILPGLLMAFYLL
- a CDS encoding sigma 54-interacting transcriptional regulator, which translates into the protein MTRVEPTFADLMIDAMAEGVFTLDEAGRITLWNPAMERITGFRAEEVIGRSCQVLNFNRCLRNECPNGMADCGIFAYGKVDAKECALRHRDGHDVPVLKNARVVRDPEGRLLGVVETVTDLTRLKAVERQVEAARRRLGERHRLANLVGKSAGMQDVFDAVQLAAASDATVLISGESGTGKELVAGAIHHHSRRTGRPFVAVNCSALSESLLESELFGHVAGAFTGASRSRVGRFEEAEGGTLFLDEIGDISPFIQVKLLRVLQEREIQRVGDSKRRKVDIRVIAATHRDLVRQVADGSFRQDLYYRIKVFPIHIPPLRERREDIPLLVDHFRAKFNRRTGKSVAALAPEALRALLAWPWRGNVRELENAIEHGFVLCRGPEIALADLPVEIRAGHRAPDPAAAVGPLPRAGRTPLDRERLLGLLAACDWNKAEVGRRSGYSRTAVWKFMKRWGIPLAPHAKAGDQSS